From the genome of Seriola aureovittata isolate HTS-2021-v1 ecotype China chromosome 6, ASM2101889v1, whole genome shotgun sequence, one region includes:
- the c6h1orf52 gene encoding UPF0690 protein C1orf52 homolog, which translates to MSEEKKSGSLGFFSSYDDLSDSSDSDEEGDGRKKKPVTDAPGSGAESSQHGTKRGAGGAPLPKPDDLFSSVSKPAFLYNPLNKQIDWESLTVKAPEEPAREFKPWKTNAVPPPESYTAEPEKKKGPPPGMDMAIKWSNVYEDNGEDAPQPYTGNAQFLPAEEQPSDSDEDSDKGSLSAKKRRVETFQQKEKRKRDMGQATSDKNFVEEEKRILRQKIE; encoded by the exons AtgtcagaagaaaagaagtccGGTTCTTTGGGTTTCTTTTCGAGCTACGACGATTTGAGCGACAGTAGCGACTCAGACGAGGAGGGAGACGGTCGGAAGAAGAAACCGGTGACAGACGCTCCTGGAAGCGGAGCCGAGTCCTCCCAACACGGGACCAAACGAGGGGCCGGTGGAGCTCCTTTACCCAAACCTGATGACCTCTTCAGCTCCGTGTCCAAGCCTGCTTTTCTCTACAACCCACTGAACAAGCAGATAGACTGGGAGAGTCTGACGGTCAAAGCTCCTGAAGAG CCTGCCAGAGAGTTTAAGCCATGGAAGACAAATGCTGTGCCCCCTCCTGAGAGCTACACTGCAgagccagagaagaagaagggacCTCCTCCAGGTATGGACATGGCTATAAAATGGTCCAATGTGTATGAGGACAATGGGGAAGACGCGCCGCAGCCTTACACTGGCAACGCCCAGTTCCTACCTGCAGAGGAGCAACCGTCAGACTCAG ATGAGGATTCAGACAAAGGATCCCTCTCTGCCAAGAAACGTCGAGTGGAGACCTTCCaacagaaggagaagaggaagagggacaTGGGACAAGCCACCTCTGACAAGAACTtcgtagaagaagaaaaaaggatcCTCAGGCAAAAGATCGAGTGA